The following proteins are encoded in a genomic region of Palaemon carinicauda isolate YSFRI2023 chromosome 19, ASM3689809v2, whole genome shotgun sequence:
- the LOC137658466 gene encoding uncharacterized protein has translation MQGTGHGFHAQVWIIFLAILAAFWTPFAVTGIKDAIGGMEISSGYRRGGQRSVLMKQELSGTNSSQELAFTEKYSFASEVQNVSVVNRQSAPKRLVTKSVAFKEDKWIVPILDVQSEKGRLVPVLEFQRDHIMSADTFALYNATWSNLQSFSLSFWANVYDWRFYSQLVSYALDLDRDNAILISQSWMGLEYWEGEVRLIFPWEDDIAYILEWIHVCIVVSRTKHILYIDGKEVLQQKRIYSNWNAGDPQVVLEKGGILVLGQDQDKPGGGFERKHSLCGSIADFHLFETLLTAKEIRALHHFQPLAQKSLLDLRDPNWLFRNVLLSEMKIESLYATQVTGKFFLFFEEVASSEVLKLCNDLGGDLPSSENIKQMLITLNEYFLYSGRDFIKISVFYQQSTSAAKTVRSLKVIWEAQKYIEAMPSIDINSNPFICCIKKQRYIRLLGVPEDMEYIVDKWYKLHMYQGSNQLQGKHKTYIYYSNNKWSLQSKELNKSEVLMYLHSASDYLPLGRRLWILSPKNESVKLLLTSCNSHQFTCDSGDCISLNLRCNTYVDCLDGSDEENCLCVPSTGSTGPPLKSLSISGSILFNNIPEVNLNKNFFSATMWMNISWTDERLYLLNLRNKTETVLKAYLFHSNMWSPELVLKPLQNDISTFLTTGTAKRLCDGKQRVFDAVEEMMFTMECFEIWRKELIYVMWQCEFNLKKFPFESVPCRLSVELDDDQLWHRVNVSLPMFSHLPYEVSLVFYYIKGSTVVIKLLFLRKYGGYVVTTFIPIMILNAISIFTFLFEPQDFTNRIMVTVSLLIVVASLSAQTASSLPNTSYTKCIDLVFLSTIFFLSTVFVSHVICSIIWRRRKIDDFQAFGMYGNKVPRKDTYPRLNIVAAIFCLFTATACVLVCIDYCI, from the exons GAGGACAAAGATCTGTCCTGATGAAACAAGAACTTTCTGGTACCAACAGTTCCCAAGAACTTGCTTTTACCGAGAAATATAGTTTTGCTTCCGAAGTGCAAAATGTATCAGTCGTAAATAGACAATCTGCACCGAAGAGGCTTGTAACTAAAAGTGTGGCTTTTAAGGAGGATAAGTGGATAGTGCCCATTTTAGATGTTCAGTCAGAGAAAGGACGCCTTGTTCCAGTGTTGGAGTTTCAGAGAGACCACATCATGTCAGCAGATACTTTTGCTTTGTATAATGCTACTTGGTCAAATTTGCAAAGTTTCAGCTTGTCCTTTTGGGCTAATGTTTATGACTGGAGATTTTACTCACAGCTTGTCAGCTATGCCCTTGACCTAGACAGAGATAATGCTATCTTGATTT CCCAGTCATGGATGGGTCTTGAATATTGGGAAGGTGAAGTTCGCCTTATTTTTCCGTGGGAAGATGATATTGCTTATATACTGGAATGGATACATGTCTGCATAGTTGTCTCCAGAACAAAACATATCTTGTATATTGATGGAAAAGAGGTCTTAcaacagaaaagaatttattcAAACTGGAATGCCGGTGATCCCCAGGTTGTCTTGGAAAAGGGAGGCATCCTAGTCCTTGGTCAGGATCAAGACAAACCAGGTGGGGGGTTTGAACGTAAACATTCCCTTTGTGGCTCAATTGCCGATTTTCATCTTTTTGAGACCCTTTTAACAGCAAAAGAAATTAGAGCTCTCCATCACTTCCAGCCACTTGCTCAGAAATCTTTACTTGATCTAAGAGACCCTAATTGGCTTTTCAGAAATGTTCTGTTAAGTGAAATGAAAATTGAATCCTTATATGCAACGCAAGTGACAGGAAAGTTCTTCCTCTTTTTTGAAGAAGTGGCCAGCAGTGAAGTATTAAAGCTATGCAATGACTTGGGAGGAGATCTACCCAGCTCTGAAAATATTAAGCAAATGCTTATCACATTGAATGAGTATTTTTTGTATTCGGGTAGGGACTTCATCAAAATAAGTGTCTTTTACCAACAGAGCACCAGTGCAGCAAAAACTGTTAGGAGCCTAAAAGTCATTTGGGAAGCTCAGAAATACATAGAAGCCATGCCAAGTATCGACATCAATAGTAATCCGTTTATATGCTGTATCAAGAAACAAAGGTATATAAGATTACTTGGAGTGCCAGAAGACATGGAATACATAGTAGACAAATGGTACAAGTTACACATGTATCAAGGTAGTAATCAACTTCAAGGGAAGCATAAAACCTACATCTACTACAGTAACAATAAATGGAGTCTCCAGTCTAAAGAATTGAATAAAAGTGAAGTGCTGATGTATTTACATTCAGCTTCAGATTACCTTCCATTAGGTAGAAGACTTTGGATCCTCAGCCCTAAAAATGAAAGCGTAAAACTTCTATTGACGAGCTGCAACAGTCATCAATTTACTTGTGATTCAGGGGACTGTATCTCTTTAAACCTGCGGTGTAATACATACGTGGATTGCCTAGATGGATCTGATGAAGAAAACTGTTTATGTGTACCCAGTACTGGAAGCACTGGTCCTCCTTTAAAATCACTATCAATCAGCGGATCTATCCTGTTCAATAACATCCCAGAAGTAAACTTGAACAAAAATTTCTTCTCAGCCACAATGTGGATGAATATATCTTGGACGGATGAACGTCTCTATTTACTCAATTTGAGGAACAAAACTGAAACTGTTCTGAAAGCTTATCTCTTCCATTCGAACATGTGGTCACCAGAGCTGGTGTTAAAGCCTCTACAGAACGATATTTCTACCTTCTTGACAACTGGAACTGCCAAAAGGCTGTGTGATGGTAAACAGAGAGTCTTTGACGCAGTGGAAG AAATGATGTTCACAATGGAATGTTTCGAGATATGGAGAAAGGAACTTATTTACGTGATGTGGCAATGCGAGTTCAACCTCAAGAAATTTCCTTTCGAAAGCGTCCCGTGTCGTCTGAGCGTCGAATTGGATGATGACCAACTATGGCATCGGGTGAACGTCAGCCTTCCCATGTTCTCTCATCTTCCTTATGAA GTTTCCCTCGTATTCTACTATATCAAAGGATCTACAGTTGTCATCAAGCTGCTATTTCTAAGAAAGTACGGCGGCTATGTTGTCACTACATTTATTCCAATCATGATTCTCAATGCCATCAGTATCTTCACTTTTCTCTTCGAGCCCCAAGATTTCACCAATCGCATCATGGTGACCGTCAGTCTCCTGATCGTAGTGGCTTCTCTATCCGCGCAGACGGCTTCTTCCCTACCGAACACGTCGTACACCAAGTGCATAGACCTGGTGTTCCTCAGCACCATCTTCTTCCTCTCCACCGTGTTTGTTAGCCATGTCATCTGCTCCATCATCTGGCGTCGTAGGAAAATTGATGATTTTCAAGCATTTGGTATGTACGGTAATAAGGTGCCACGGAAAGACACATACCCAAGACTCAATATTGTAGCAGCAATTTTTTGTTTGTTCACCGCGACAGCCTGTGTTCTTGTATGCATCGATTACTGTATTTAA